The genomic stretch CGGTGAACGCGTGGACGCCGTGCCGCTCCTCCCAGAGGTCCCACGACGGGCGCGAGAGGCCCTCGTCGTCGACCCACCCGGCGAGGAAGCGCGCCATCGCGCGGACCTTCGGCAGGGCCTCGCGTCGGAGGGTCGCGTCGCGCGCGAGGCGGCCGTGCTCCGCGAGCGCCCAGAGCGTGAGCGCGGTCTCGTCCTCCTGGATCGCGAGCGCGGGCTTCCCGTCGAGCACGCGCGGGTGCCACGTCGAGGCGATGCGGCCCGCGGGCGTGTACTTGTGCTCGAGCCAGCCCTCGTCATTGACGAGCGGCAGCACGAAGCGCAGATACCGCGCGCTCTCCGCGTGGAGGCCCGCCTCGTCGAGCGCATTCGCGACGAAGGCCGCGTCGCGGGGCCACACGTGCGCGTACGTGTCGCCGTTGAACGCGCGGATGTCGGCGTCGTTCGCCGCGAGGATGCCGCCCGCATGGTCGAGGTTCGTCGTCATCACGAGGAGGCTGCGGTCGTAGAGCCGGCGGACGTCGGCCGGAAGATGGCGGGGCGCGTCGTCCGCGCGCGCGAGGAGCGCCCGCCCCGCGCGCCGGGCGGCCGCGAGGAACGGGAGCGCGCCGCGGCGGCGGGCGAGCGCGTGGAGGCGCAGGGCGTCCTCGCGCGTCGAGGCCGCGGCGAGCCAGAAGTCGATCGTGCGCGCGCCCCCGTCGGCAGGGACGCGGAGGGCGCCGCCGACGACGCCATCGGCGCACCCGTGCGCGACGGGGTTGTTCGAAAGCCTCGCGTCCTCCGCGTCGCGCCAGGCGCTCTCGAAGCCGGGCCACTCGCGCCTTCCGCAGGCGTATTGCGGAAGCGCGAGCGAGACGCCGGCCGCGAACCAGCGGTCCTCGCGATAGTGCAGCATCGCCTCGGCGTCGGGGTCCCAGTAGACGGTGTTCTCGTGGTCGACGCCGCCGACGTGCAAATCGTGGTGCGCGAACGCGGAGAGCCGCCGGTCGCGCGGCGCGAGGTTCGCGAGCCGCACGCGGCGCGCGAAGACGTCGGCGCCCGGCGCGACCGTCTCGAGGATCGTCGCCTCGATCGCGAGGCGGGCGTGCCGGACCGTCGTCTTCGCGACGAGGGCGCCGGGCTCGTAGGCGCTCTCGACGCGCCATCCGGGACCGAGGGGCACCGCGCGGTTTTCAGAGCCGAGGAGGAGGTGCGAAACGTGCCCGTGGGTGTGGTTCTCCGAGCCCGTGTGGGGCCAGCAGACGTCGCGCAGGCGGTGGAACGCGTCGAAGTTGACGAGGAGGCGGCCGTTGCCGAGGGGCACGTCGCGCGGCACGGTTCCCCACGCGCGCTCGGCGAGGATAGCGTTTGCCCCTCGCGGGGTCAGCGGGCGGCCGCGGGCGTCCGTTCGAGGGCGCGGAACGCGAAGCCGCCCACGAGCACGGGGAGCCACAGCGCGAGGCCGCGATGGACGAGCACGACCGCGATCGCGATGGGAAGCGGCACGGCGAGGCCCGCGAACGTCGCGGCCATCGACGCGTCCACCACGCCGAGTCCACCGGGGATCGGGAGGATCTTGCCGAGGAAGACGCCGAGGGCGTAGCCCGCGACGAGGACGCCGGGGTGCACGGGGTGGCCGAAGGCGAGGAAGATGGCGTAGAGCGACGCGATCTCGAACGCCCACGCTGCGAGCGAGGCGGCGAAAGGCGAGGCGAGGTGCTTCCACTCCGCTTCGAGGAGCTTCACCGCGTCGACGACCTCCTCGACGAGGCTCGGCGCGTCGCTGCGCTTAAGCTTCAGGCGCTCCCGCAGCCGCGTGATCGGCTCGGCCCACGCGAGGAGCCGGTCCGGATCGGTGAGCACCGTGAACGTGACGAAGGCGAGGCCGAGGAAGAGGCCGAGGCCCATGCCGACGACGAGGAGGTGCTCGCGCGCGAGGCCTGCGCGCGTGGCGAGAAACGCGAGGCCGAGGAAGAAGATCACGAAGAACGACGCCCAGAACAGCACGAACTCGGCCGCGACCGCGAGGATCGCGCGCGGCCTCGCGAGGCCCATGCGCTCGAAATGGCGCGCTTCGTGGATCGCGCCCGCGAGGCCGCCCGTCGGGAAGAAGAGGTTCACGAACGGCAGCGACGCGCTGAGGAGCGCGAGGCGCCGGAACGGCAGGCGCGCGCCCACAAGGCGCGCGGCGCCGTCGAATGCGTAGGCCATCGCCAGGAAGAAGCCGGTCTGCAGGAAGGCCGCGAGAAGGATCCAGCGGAGGTCGCCGCGCGCGACGGCGCGGGCGATGTCCTCGAGCTCGCCCCGCGCGCCGATGAACGTGAGACCGCCCGCGACGAGGCCGACGAGCGCGAGAACGAGAAGAATCGCGCGGCGACCCGGTCGGCGGACCGGAGGCGGCGCTCGGGGCAGATCGGAATGCGGGGAGGACATCGGAGCGCCGCGCTCACATGCCGACGAGCTTGCCGACCTCGTTAAAGATGAGGTACATGACGAAGCCGATGGCGCCGACGAACACGATGCCGAGCGCGCCGACGATCATCGCCTTCCGGAACTCCTCCTTCGAGGGCTTGCGGGCCATGCGGAGGACGCGGCCGTACTTGCCGCGACCGAGCTGCGAGACGCGGGACTCGAGCTTCTCCTGGGCCTCCCACGCCTTGTCGACGAGCGAGCGCTCGTGCTGCGTGGTCGAGGAAGCGGTGGAAGCGTGGGCGGTGGACATGGTCCCGGACTCCGGTTCCGCCTCATGCCGCTGACCGTATAAGAGCATTATGATGGCGTCCCCGGTCCCGGGGCCGGGGTCGGGACGGGGGGCCGGGTCTCCCGAGGATTGCGAGAAAATCCCCGCGAAAACAAAGCGATCCGGTGCACCCTTCGGAAGCGCACGAACGGGAGCGAACCCACCTTGGAAGCGATTATATAGGCGTCGGGCCTTCAAGGCCGAAGACGCCCCAGGGACCGGTTCGGCAGGAGCCTTCCCAGCGGTGCGTCGGCCCCCTCTGGCCCAGGGAGGAATGCCACTGGTCGAAGAACGAAAAAGCTTGCTTTACAAGCTCGAACCCATCTCGAAGCGCTGGCCTGCGGTGACGAAACCGGAGGGGCACGTCCACTTCCGCTCGAAGCTCATGTGGAGCCTCGGGTCCCTTCTCGTCTACTTCGTCCTCGCCAACGTCTTCATCTACGGTCTCTCGCCGACCAACATCGACGCGTTCGCCGGCTTCCGGGCCATCCTCGCCGGCGCGTCGGGTTCGCTCGTGCACCTCGGCATCGGGCCCATCGTCACGGGCTCGATCATCATGCAGCTCTTCGCGGGCGCGAAGATCATCAAGCTCGATCTCACGAAGCCCGAGGACAAGGCCGTCTACCAGGGCGTCCAGAAGCTCCT from Candidatus Thermoplasmatota archaeon encodes the following:
- a CDS encoding lysylphosphatidylglycerol synthase transmembrane domain-containing protein; the protein is MSSPHSDLPRAPPPVRRPGRRAILLVLALVGLVAGGLTFIGARGELEDIARAVARGDLRWILLAAFLQTGFFLAMAYAFDGAARLVGARLPFRRLALLSASLPFVNLFFPTGGLAGAIHEARHFERMGLARPRAILAVAAEFVLFWASFFVIFFLGLAFLATRAGLAREHLLVVGMGLGLFLGLAFVTFTVLTDPDRLLAWAEPITRLRERLKLKRSDAPSLVEEVVDAVKLLEAEWKHLASPFAASLAAWAFEIASLYAIFLAFGHPVHPGVLVAGYALGVFLGKILPIPGGLGVVDASMAATFAGLAVPLPIAIAVVLVHRGLALWLPVLVGGFAFRALERTPAAAR
- a CDS encoding glycoside hydrolase family 15 protein, with translation MPRDVPLGNGRLLVNFDAFHRLRDVCWPHTGSENHTHGHVSHLLLGSENRAVPLGPGWRVESAYEPGALVAKTTVRHARLAIEATILETVAPGADVFARRVRLANLAPRDRRLSAFAHHDLHVGGVDHENTVYWDPDAEAMLHYREDRWFAAGVSLALPQYACGRREWPGFESAWRDAEDARLSNNPVAHGCADGVVGGALRVPADGGARTIDFWLAAASTREDALRLHALARRRGALPFLAAARRAGRALLARADDAPRHLPADVRRLYDRSLLVMTTNLDHAGGILAANDADIRAFNGDTYAHVWPRDAAFVANALDEAGLHAESARYLRFVLPLVNDEGWLEHKYTPAGRIASTWHPRVLDGKPALAIQEDETALTLWALAEHGRLARDATLRREALPKVRAMARFLAGWVDDEGLSRPSWDLWEERHGVHAFTVATAIGGLRAAAALLKETRWAREAARLSDALRERLYDEETRTIARRLAPEGLDTTPDASLVALLLFDVLPSDDPLLARTLERAFDATRVKTRVGGVARYVGDAYHRDRRSPASLPGNPWFICTLWRARWLAATGRVDEAIGHLRWCVDRALPSGVMAEQLHPTTGAPLSVAPLTWSHATYVTTARAVARARSRGQRPRRS
- a CDS encoding protein translocase SEC61 complex subunit gamma produces the protein MSTAHASTASSTTQHERSLVDKAWEAQEKLESRVSQLGRGKYGRVLRMARKPSKEEFRKAMIVGALGIVFVGAIGFVMYLIFNEVGKLVGM